A region of Nostoc edaphicum CCNP1411 DNA encodes the following proteins:
- a CDS encoding HAD hydrolase-like protein — MLKVAQVDDLLEQVMTSTLVQASKPAPDIVEAAFSKEQLNSEKVVMLRDSHYEIELARKAGVDVIA; from the coding sequence TTGCTCAAAGTTGCACAAGTAGATGATTTGCTTGAACAAGTGATGACATCCACACTTGTTCAAGCATCTAAACCTGCCCCCGATATTGTAGAAGCTGCCTTCAGCAAAGAGCAATTGAATTCTGAAAAAGTAGTGATGCTGAGGGACTCTCACTATGAGATTGAGTTGGCTCGCAAAGCCGGAGTTGACGTGATTGCCTGA